The Malus domestica chromosome 13, GDT2T_hap1 genome includes a window with the following:
- the LOC103453139 gene encoding FCS-Like Zinc finger 8-like, which translates to MAENGSLLSPREKHTKLTSSFFANPRLFTSFTSKAVSESDAVMSPTSILETKPFLGLRNPFWSESNTPRTPEPESRRIHWDKLDSKGIGLAIVDALNESDPKPSNPKTRMVIFGSQLKIQIPPLQPSVLSPSRSPKSSADFSTKTENSHLGSFSSVLSQSPEKKSLFESETMNSTRVFTSRLSVSEMELSEDYTCVISHGPNPKTTHIFDNCIVESSDGVPEFPPGRKSNGSSSLSESFLSFCDNCNKNLGHGKDIFMYRGEKAFCSRECRYQEMLLEEGVDKLEA; encoded by the coding sequence ATGGCGGAAAACggctctcttctctctcccagagaaaaacacacaaaactcacttccTCTTTCTTCGCGAATCCGAGATTGTTCACCAGCTTCACCTCAAAAGCCGTCTCTGAATCCGACGCCGTAATGAGCCCAACCTCCATCCTCGAAACGAAACCGTTTCTGGGCCTCCGAAACCCCTTCTGGTCCGAATCGAACACCCCCAGAACCCCGGAACCCGAATCCAGACGCATCCACTGGGACAAATTGGACTCCAAAGGCATCGGCCTCGCCATCGTCGACGCCCTCAACGAATCCGACCCGAAACCGTCAAATCCCAAAACTCGAATGGTGATTTTCGGGTCGCAGCTCAAGATCCAAATCCCTCCCCTGCAACCCTCTGTTCTCTCCCCTTCCCGATCACCGAAATCTTCGGCGGATTTCAGCACCAAGACGGAGAATTCCCATCTGGGTTCTTTCTCCTCCGTCTTGTCTCAGTCGCCGGAGAAGAAATCGCTGTTCGAATCCGAGACGATGAATTCGACCCGGGTTTTCACGAGCCGTCTCTCTGTCAGTGAAATGGAGCTCTCTGAGGATTACACGTGTGTGATTTCCCATGGGCCGAACCCGAAAACCACGCACATCTTCGACAATTGCATCGTGGAGAGCTCCGATGGCGTCCCGGAGTTTCCTCCCGGCAGGAAGTCAAACGGGTCAAGCTCTCTGTCTGAGAGTTTTCTCAGCTTCTGTGACAATTGCAACAAGAATCTTGGCCACGGCAAAGATATTTTTATGT
- the LOC139190819 gene encoding uncharacterized protein, whose amino-acid sequence MVNILGTLEAASVWIPPNRACLGKEEWVQQEVKRITSIWITHCRLYFDGSCTQNITGAGIVIIDPKGFHHCYSFLLDYQEITNNRAKYEALIIGLEILMELGATEVEVFGDSELVINQLNGEYKYRHITMAGYYLATMQLLRYWGDEISVSHIPKESNKITNEMAQLAAGL is encoded by the coding sequence ATGGTTAACATTTTAGGGACTCTGGAAGCAGCAAGTGTATGGATCCCGCCAAATAGAGCCTGTTTGGGCAAGGAAGAATGGGTccagcaagaagtaaaaagaATAACTAGCATCTGGATCACTCATTGTAGACTATATTTTGATGGATCTTGCACTCAGAATATTACGGGAGCTGGGATTGTCATCATCGATCCCAAAGGCTTCCACCATTGTTATTCATTCCTATTAGATTATCAAGAGATTACCAACAATCGGGCAAAATATGAAGCACTGATAATTGGCTTAGAAATTCTGATGGAGTTAGGGGCAACTGAGGTCGAAGTATTTGGTGACTCAGAATTGGTAATCAACCAGCTAAATGGAGAATACAAATACAGACACATTACTATGGCTGGTTATTACTTGGCGACCATGCAATTATTGAGATATTGGGGTGATGAAATTTCAGTCAGCCATATCCCCAAGGAATCAAATAAAATAACCAATGAAATGGCTCAATTGGCTGCTGGATTATAG
- the LOC103453205 gene encoding uncharacterized protein: MNFIRQVHPASSKGHTFIIVATNYFTKWVEALAVKTITSATVKKFIETKILHRFGMIETIVTDREPSFISKEVKAFANSSKKWHEKLGDTLWACRTSKRAGTGTTPYALTFEQDVVIPMEINIPRLRPITDLMVEPVIRINDKLMDTLTLEKKRARADDGPPRNFDIDPKAYTYDDEVTNAEARISLKHVTFCGY; this comes from the exons ATGAACTTCATCAGGCAAGTTCATCCAGCTTCTAGCAAGGGACACACattcataattgtggcaacgAATTACTTTACCAAGTGGGTAGAAGCTTTAGCAGTAAAAACCATAACCTCAGCTACTGTTAAAAAATTCATTGAAACTAAGATCTTACACAGATTTGGAATGATCGAGACAATTGTCACAGACCGCgagccatcttttatttcaaaagaggTAAAAGCGTTCGCAA ATAGTTCAAAGAAGTGGCACGAGAAGTTGGGAGATACATTGTGGGCCTGTAGAACTTCCAAAAGGGCAGGAACTGGGACTACACCTTACGCTCTGACTTTTGAGCAAGATGTTGTGATTCCCATGGAAATCAAT ATACCGAGGCTGAGGCCTATTACTGATCTCATGGTTGAACCCGTCATTCGAATCAATGATAAGCTGATGGATACTTTGACGCTTGAGAAGAAGAGAGCTCGAGCTGATGATGGTCCTCCCAGAAACTTTGATATTGATCCTAAAGCATACACTTATGATGATGAAGTGACCAATGCAGAAGCTAGGATTAGCCTTAAGCATGTCACTTTTTGTGGCTACTGA
- the LOC139190820 gene encoding uncharacterized protein, producing the protein MSEGKSPQLDYYINDRQYNMGYYLADDIYPKWVTLVQAIPNCKNNAEKCFTLHQEAYQKDIERAFDILQAWWKIIKELTRRWSRENLDSIIMSCIILHNMIVEDERDENIDGESDDDEDDPNRSRRARAKIYDGPNLPFNPRTGSISLNEYMKRYKMIRFRPTNKYLQEDLVAYL; encoded by the coding sequence ATGTCGGAAGGTAAatcacctcaacttgactactacatcaacgaTCGTCagtacaatatggggtattacttggcagatgacatctacccaaagtgggtgacacttgtccaagcaattccaaactgTAAAAATAATGCTGAAAAATGTTTTACCTTACATCAAGAGGCATACCAAAAAGATATTGAGAGAGCTTTCGATATTCTACAGGCATGGTGGAAGATCATCAAGGAACTAACAAGAaggtggagtcgagaaaatttaGATTCCATCAtaatgtcttgcatcatattacacaacatgattgtggaggatgagcgagatgagaatattgatggagagtctgATGACGACGAAGatgatccaaataggtcaagaagggctcgtgcaaaaatatatgatgggcctaatttgcctttcaatccaagaactggtagtatctctTTAAATGAGTACATGAAGCGCTATAAGATGATACGTTTCCGtcccacaaacaagtacctacaagAGGATCTTGTTGCATATCTTTga
- the LOC139190821 gene encoding uncharacterized protein, with product MGWLCCWSLLQTNRAITHNNLMNNYFNPNSMYTEDDFRRRFQMRRHVFERLLHNVQQVNPYFQQKLDRTSCPSFSPHQKVTIALQMMAYGSRADLMDETHCISKSTCLNILAEFCNTIVQLYIAEYLREPNQEDLNRLIRKAEDHGFKA from the coding sequence atggggtggctctgTTGCTGGTCGCTTTTACAAACCAATAGAGCGATAACGCATAACAATCtaatgaacaactacttcaaccccaactcgaTGTACACAGAAGATGATTTCAGACGTCGCTTCCAgatgaggcgtcatgtcttCGAGCGTTTACTTCATAATGTCCAGcaggtcaatccatactttcAACAGAAGCTGGATAGAACAAGCTGCCCtagtttctcacctcatcagaaggttactATTGCACTACAAATGATGGCCTATGGCTCTCGAGCTGATTTGATGGATGAAACCCATTGTATATCTAAGTCTACATGCCTTAATATTCTTGCTGAATTCTGTAACACAATTGTTCAGCTTTACATAGCGGAGTACCTCCGtgagccaaatcaagaagatctaAATCGGCTCATTCGCAAAGCTGAAGACCATGGTTTCAaggcatga
- the LOC139190822 gene encoding uncharacterized protein yields MARSSHPVLEHILDFDDDFERELRRKRKNPKPSESSSNSEAEFEFEEEEPTTRVVEGPKVQNVAACDVCSMQGHLTDKCPQLIENGGWETLNAVGFEQQYQQRNDHFSNTYNPGWKDHPNFKWREPQQGQQQSAFRQQPPGFYQKPFAPTQSQAQPAQNKSGSSIDNDQIFQLLTSMAHGIQTRDKKVDELEKQVGQIVEFMGQFREQGKLPSSTIVNPKGGFEYAKAIMLRSGKEVGTDPQPSKSAQREDKKLQFEEEDQAKTSYILESIQSVQIRFMQSKKEEVEKDILETFRKVQVNIPILDAIKQVPRYAKFLKELCTTRKRISTKEVVKVNHLIFLADFYVLEMDELDHAPSLPILLGRPFMKTAQTKIDVFNGTLTMEFDGEVINFNLSDFMKYPSEKHSCFAIDVIDSLAQDHFDKLKDDALELVIA; encoded by the exons atggctcggagttctcatccggTTCTTGaacatatcttggactttgacgacgatttcgagcgagagttgagacgaaagaggaagaatccaaaacctagtgaatcaagttcaaattcagagGCCGAATTTGAGTTTGAGGAGGAAGAACCCACGACAAGG gttgtggaggGACCAAAAGTACAAAATGTGGCTGCTTGTGACGTgtgctccatgcaaggacatctcactgacaagtgcccacaattaattgagaacggagggtgggagacactcaatgccgtgggttttgagcagcaataccaacaaagAAATGATCATTTTTCTAATACGTACAATCCGGGATGGAaggatcatccaaatttcaaatggagagaaccccaacaaggccaacaacaaagtgcatttaggcaacaacccccgggtttctatcaaaaacCGTTTGCACCCACACAATCTCAAGCACAACCCGCCCAAAACaaatcaggttcgtctattgataatgatcagatttttcaattattaacttctatggcgcatgGTATACAAActagggacaaaaaggtggacgagttggagaaacaagtagggcaaattgTGGAGTTCATGGGACAatttcgagagcaaggcaagttgcctagttcaaccattgtgaatccgaaaggaggctttgaatatgccaaggcaatcatgctaaggagtggaaaagaagttggaactGATCCACAACCATCTAAATCAGCCCAAAGAGAGGACAAGAAGTTGCAATTCGAAGAGGAGGATCAAGCCAAAACCTCCTACATCCTAGAATCAATCCAATCCGTCCAAATCAG gtttatgcaatcaaagaaggaggaggttGAAAAGGACATCttggaaacgtttagaaaagttcaagtcaatatccccattttggatgcaattaagcaagtcccgaggtatgccaagtttttgaaggaactttgcaccactaggaagagaatttcgaCCAAGGAAGTTGTAAAA gttaatcatttaatCTTTCtggcggatttctacgtgcttgagaTGGACGAGTTGGACCATGCCCcgtcattgcccatcctccttggaaggccattcatgaaaacggcccagacaaagattgatgtgtttaatggaacGTTGACGATGgagtttgatggggaagttattaatttcaatctttctgattttATGAAGTATCCTAGTGAGAAGCATTCATGTTTTGCAATTGatgtaattgactctttggcacaggaccattttgacaaattgaaggacgatgcacttgaattaGTCATTGCATGA